From the genome of Mycobacterium dioxanotrophicus, one region includes:
- a CDS encoding TetR/AcrR family transcriptional regulator, translating into MGAVTEQLSGSQVRTRNAILAATASVIARNRAATLPDIAQAAGVGRTTVHRYFPDRECLMTRTRADSIRMLDKAIREAATDQGPARDAMRRAIAAMASAGDRILFLFDDPAVMRDVPPAEQPNEDLVLDLIRRGQEEGVFTSDLSVEWIEHTLFALVHWACRDANAGTLPRHAVVPTIIRTFEGGCGT; encoded by the coding sequence ATGGGCGCCGTCACAGAGCAGCTGTCTGGTTCGCAGGTCCGGACCCGTAACGCAATCCTCGCCGCGACCGCCTCGGTGATCGCTCGCAACCGCGCCGCCACCTTGCCCGACATCGCCCAGGCCGCAGGCGTCGGCCGCACCACGGTGCACCGCTACTTCCCGGATCGGGAATGCCTGATGACCCGGACCAGGGCCGACTCGATCCGCATGCTCGACAAGGCGATTCGCGAGGCCGCCACCGACCAGGGCCCCGCACGCGACGCCATGCGCAGGGCCATCGCGGCGATGGCCTCGGCCGGTGACCGCATCCTGTTCCTGTTCGACGACCCCGCCGTGATGCGCGACGTTCCCCCAGCCGAACAGCCCAACGAAGACCTGGTCCTGGATCTCATCCGGCGAGGACAGGAGGAAGGCGTGTTCACCTCCGACCTCAGCGTCGAGTGGATCGAGCACACGCTGTTCGCCTTGGTGCACTGGGCGTGCCGCGACGCCAATGCGGGCACACTGCCCCGTCACGCCGTGGTGCCGACCATCATCCGGACCTTCGAAGGCGGGTGCGGAACCTAA
- a CDS encoding MmpS family transport accessory protein: MLGFLGALRRGWIPLILVAVLAVSGFAMYRMHGIFGSQQSAGAGGGGVDKIVPFNPKRVLYEVFGPESTVGSISYLDENAQPHRADFTSLPWSVQVTTTLPSMFANLVAQGDSNMIRCRITVNGEVREDQSSTSHDAQAFCLVKAA, encoded by the coding sequence ATGCTCGGTTTCCTTGGTGCCCTGCGACGGGGCTGGATACCACTGATTTTGGTGGCGGTGCTCGCGGTCAGCGGATTTGCCATGTATCGCATGCACGGCATCTTCGGCTCGCAGCAGTCGGCAGGTGCCGGCGGCGGGGGAGTCGACAAGATCGTGCCGTTCAACCCAAAACGGGTTCTCTACGAGGTATTCGGGCCCGAGTCGACCGTCGGCAGCATCAGCTATCTCGACGAGAACGCCCAGCCGCACCGTGCCGACTTCACGTCGCTGCCCTGGTCGGTCCAGGTCACCACGACTCTGCCGTCGATGTTCGCCAACCTCGTCGCGCAAGGCGACAGCAATATGATCAGGTGCCGGATCACCGTCAATGGTGAAGTGCGCGAGGATCAGTCGTCCACCAGCCACGACGCGCAGGCCTTCTGCCTGGTGAAAGCCGCATGA
- a CDS encoding MMPL/RND family transporter: protein MTGAHASRPRIARTIRVLSIPIILIWLAITVVTNATAPQLEQVGKENSVSLSPKDAPAMIAMNRMGAQFQEFDSDSIAMIVLEGDETLGDEAHRYYDGLVKELEADTKHVQHVQNYWGDLITAAGSQSSDGKAAYVQVNLAGNQGETLGLESVEAIREIVDRSHPPAGVHAYVTGQAPLTTDMTEAGDKSMVKITVITLIVITVMLLLVYRSIVTTVLALFVVLIEMNSARGVVAVIGNQHLLGLSTFSTSLLTSLAIAAGTDYVIFLVGRYQEARQAGEDREDAYYTAFHGVGHVILGSGLTVAGAMLCLHFTRLNYFSSMGIPSAIGLSIVVVASLTLAPAVLTVGSRFGAFDAKRAIKTRGWRRVGTAVVRWPVPILAAAISVALVGLLALPGYRTSYNDRHYIPQSLPSNVGYAAAERHFSAARMNPDMLLVEAGQDLRTASNMIVLDKIAKNIFRVPGIARVQNITRPLGDPIAHSSIPFQVSLQSVTMTENMQFLKGRVGDMQQMSDQLGIMIGSMEKMLDLMRKLTGTTHEMVGTATEMKTVTDEMRDHMADFDDFYRPLRNYLYWEPHCFDIPMCWSTRSLFDGLDGVDRLSDSLTKLLRNMNDMDALMPQLLDQLPPMIAVSKDMQGTLKTMYSTFNGLITQIDRMTDTASAMGQAFDSAKSDDYFYLPPEAFDSPDFQRGLRLLISPDGKSARYIITHDTDPATPEGISHVDAELQAAKEAVKGTPLADAKFWLGGTAATYKDIQIGAKWDLLIAALGAITLIFMVMLIITRALIASFVIVGTVILSLAASFGLSVLVWQCLLGIELHWMTLAFSVIILLAVGSDYNLLVVSRFKEEIGAGIKTGIIRAMGATGGVVTAAGLVFAVTMASMVTSDLRAIGQGGTTIGLGLLFDTLVVRSLMTPSIAAILGRWFWWPLKVRSRPRRVVAVPESVNQPA from the coding sequence ATGACCGGCGCACACGCGAGCCGGCCCAGAATCGCCAGGACGATCCGGGTGCTGTCCATCCCGATCATCCTGATCTGGCTGGCGATCACCGTGGTCACCAACGCCACTGCGCCACAACTGGAACAGGTCGGCAAAGAGAACTCGGTGTCGCTGTCGCCCAAGGACGCGCCTGCGATGATTGCGATGAACCGCATGGGCGCGCAGTTCCAGGAGTTCGACTCCGACAGCATCGCGATGATCGTGCTGGAGGGTGACGAGACACTCGGCGACGAGGCGCACCGTTACTACGACGGCCTGGTCAAGGAACTCGAAGCCGACACCAAACACGTTCAGCACGTGCAGAACTACTGGGGCGACCTGATCACCGCCGCCGGTTCGCAGAGCTCCGACGGCAAGGCGGCCTACGTACAGGTCAACCTTGCGGGCAACCAGGGAGAAACCCTTGGTCTGGAATCGGTCGAAGCCATTCGCGAGATCGTGGACCGATCGCACCCGCCCGCAGGGGTGCACGCGTATGTGACGGGTCAGGCGCCGCTGACCACCGACATGACCGAGGCCGGCGACAAGTCGATGGTCAAGATCACCGTGATCACCCTGATCGTCATCACCGTGATGCTGCTGCTCGTCTACCGCTCCATCGTCACCACGGTGCTGGCGTTGTTCGTCGTGCTCATCGAGATGAATTCGGCCCGGGGCGTGGTCGCGGTGATCGGCAATCAGCACCTGCTCGGGTTGTCAACCTTCTCGACGAGCCTGCTCACCTCACTGGCGATCGCTGCGGGCACCGACTACGTCATCTTCCTGGTCGGCCGCTACCAGGAGGCCCGTCAGGCCGGGGAGGACCGAGAAGACGCTTATTACACCGCATTTCACGGTGTCGGGCACGTCATCCTGGGCTCCGGGCTCACCGTGGCCGGCGCCATGCTGTGTCTGCATTTCACCCGCCTGAACTACTTCAGCTCCATGGGCATCCCGAGCGCCATCGGCTTGTCCATCGTCGTGGTGGCTTCGCTGACACTGGCGCCAGCGGTGCTCACCGTCGGCAGCCGGTTCGGCGCATTCGACGCCAAGCGGGCGATCAAGACCCGCGGCTGGCGGCGCGTCGGCACCGCGGTGGTGCGCTGGCCCGTGCCGATCCTGGCGGCGGCCATCTCCGTCGCCCTGGTCGGACTGCTCGCCCTTCCGGGCTATCGGACCAGCTATAACGATCGGCACTACATTCCGCAATCGCTGCCGTCCAACGTCGGATACGCCGCTGCGGAACGGCATTTCAGCGCCGCCCGGATGAACCCCGACATGCTGCTGGTGGAGGCCGGCCAGGATCTGCGTACGGCATCGAACATGATCGTGCTGGACAAGATCGCCAAGAACATCTTCCGGGTGCCCGGCATCGCCCGCGTGCAGAACATCACCCGACCGCTGGGCGACCCGATTGCCCACAGCTCCATACCTTTTCAGGTCAGCCTGCAGTCGGTGACGATGACCGAGAACATGCAGTTCCTCAAGGGCCGCGTCGGTGACATGCAGCAGATGAGTGACCAGCTCGGCATCATGATCGGCTCGATGGAGAAGATGCTGGACCTGATGCGCAAGCTGACCGGCACCACCCACGAAATGGTGGGCACGGCGACGGAGATGAAGACCGTCACCGACGAGATGCGCGACCACATGGCCGATTTCGACGATTTCTACCGGCCGCTGCGCAACTACCTGTACTGGGAGCCGCACTGCTTCGACATCCCCATGTGTTGGTCCACGCGATCACTGTTCGACGGGCTCGACGGCGTCGATCGGCTCAGCGACAGCCTCACCAAGCTGCTGCGCAATATGAACGACATGGATGCGCTCATGCCGCAACTGCTCGATCAGCTGCCGCCGATGATCGCGGTGTCCAAGGACATGCAGGGCACCCTCAAGACGATGTACAGCACGTTCAACGGCCTGATCACCCAGATCGACCGGATGACCGACACCGCCAGCGCGATGGGTCAGGCGTTCGACTCGGCCAAGAGCGACGATTACTTCTACCTTCCGCCCGAGGCGTTCGACAGCCCGGACTTCCAGCGAGGTCTGCGGCTGCTGATCTCGCCCGACGGCAAGTCGGCACGGTACATCATCACCCACGACACCGATCCGGCCACCCCGGAAGGCATTTCGCACGTCGACGCCGAGCTGCAGGCGGCCAAGGAGGCCGTCAAGGGCACCCCGCTGGCCGATGCCAAGTTCTGGCTCGGCGGTACTGCGGCCACCTACAAGGACATTCAGATCGGCGCCAAATGGGATCTGCTGATCGCCGCGTTGGGCGCGATCACGCTGATCTTCATGGTCATGCTGATCATCACCCGGGCACTCATCGCGTCGTTCGTGATCGTCGGGACCGTGATCCTCTCGCTGGCAGCATCATTCGGGTTATCGGTGCTGGTGTGGCAATGCCTGCTCGGGATAGAGCTGCACTGGATGACGCTGGCCTTCTCGGTGATCATCCTGCTGGCGGTCGGTTCGGACTACAACCTGTTGGTGGTGTCCCGGTTCAAAGAGGAGATCGGCGCGGGCATCAAGACCGGCATCATCCGGGCGATGGGCGCCACCGGCGGCGTCGTGACCGCGGCCGGCTTGGTCTTCGCCGTCACGATGGCGTCCATGGTGACCTCCGACCTGCGTGCGATCGGGCAGGGCGGCACCACCATCGGCCTCGGCCTGCTGTTCGACACGCTCGTGGTGCGGTCCTTGATGACACCGTCCATCGCGGCCATCCTCGGGCGCTGGTTCTGGTGGCCGTTGAAGGTGCGCAGCAGGCCGCGGCGCGTGGTCGCCGTGCCGGAATCGGTGAATCAGCCGGCCTGA
- the hisN gene encoding histidinol-phosphatase produces the protein MSTPADDLTLALALADQADALTMARFGALDLRVETKPDLTPVTDADRGAEESLRATLAEARPDDSVFGEEFGGTTTLTGRQWVLDPIDGTKNFVRGVPVWCTLIALLEDGAPTVGVVSAPALARRWWAGAGQGAFGSFAGQTRKLAVSGISDLASASLSYSDLTTGWEDRRDRFVDLTDAVWRVRAYGDFWSYCMVAEGAVDIACEPEVKLWDIAPLDILIREAGGVFTSIDGADGPHGGSALATNGQLHGEVLKRLSAS, from the coding sequence ATGAGCACCCCCGCAGATGACTTGACCCTGGCACTCGCATTGGCCGATCAGGCCGACGCCCTGACCATGGCCCGCTTCGGCGCCCTGGACCTGCGCGTCGAAACCAAACCCGACCTGACCCCCGTCACCGACGCCGACCGCGGCGCCGAGGAGTCACTGCGCGCGACGCTGGCCGAAGCACGACCGGATGATTCCGTGTTCGGTGAAGAGTTCGGTGGCACAACCACTTTGACCGGGCGGCAGTGGGTTCTGGACCCGATCGACGGCACCAAGAACTTCGTCCGCGGGGTGCCGGTGTGGTGCACACTGATCGCCCTCCTGGAGGACGGCGCGCCCACCGTCGGCGTTGTCAGCGCACCGGCCTTGGCGCGCCGCTGGTGGGCGGGTGCGGGCCAGGGCGCGTTCGGTTCGTTCGCCGGGCAGACCCGCAAGCTGGCCGTCTCCGGCATCAGTGACCTGGCCTCGGCAAGCCTGTCGTATTCCGACCTGACCACCGGCTGGGAGGACCGCCGCGACCGCTTTGTCGACCTGACTGACGCAGTGTGGCGGGTGCGCGCCTACGGCGACTTCTGGTCGTACTGCATGGTCGCCGAGGGCGCCGTCGACATCGCTTGCGAGCCCGAGGTGAAGCTGTGGGACATCGCACCGCTCGACATCCTCATCCGCGAAGCCGGAGGGGTGTTCACCAGCATCGATGGCGCCGACGGACCGCACGGCGGCAGCGCGCTGGCGACCAATGGACAGCTGCACGGGGAGGTGCTCAAGCGGCTGTCGGCAAGCTGA